Proteins encoded within one genomic window of Triticum aestivum cultivar Chinese Spring chromosome 2D, IWGSC CS RefSeq v2.1, whole genome shotgun sequence:
- the LOC123054424 gene encoding flavonoid O-methyltransferase-like protein Os11g0303600: MATSRAELLQAEAELVRHSLGYLKSMALHSAVKLGIPDALHRCGGAASLPDLLSTLALPCSKRPYLSRLMKMLAVEGVFTAVAVDVDAPPAAGEGAAGTAPSVRYGLSPVSRLLVSGSGACLSPCMLMGTSPLFLEASLRLPQWFQRDGDGEGEPAFAMAHGESPYGAAGHDMEFNALVNEAMGSDSQFMAELVVRECGEVFTGVTSLVDVGGGNGTMATAIAKAFPHVRCSVLDLPHVIQGVSAHESVEFAAGDMMEYVPPADAVLLKCVLHNWSDEDCVKILTKCREAIAQGAKAGAGKVIIIDAVVGSPTHSQQVLEAQVLMDMQMMMLFMSKEREELNWQKIFIEAGFSHYKIQPILGMRSIIELYP, from the exons ATGGCCACCTCAAGAGCGGAGCTTCTGCAAGCTGAGGCAGAGCTGGTGCGCCACTCCTTAGGCTACCTCAAGTCCATGGCGTTGCACAGCGCGGTGAAGCTTGGAATCCCCGACGCTCTCCACCGCTGCGGCGGCGCCGCCTCTTTGCCCGACCTGCTATCCACCCTCGCCCTCCCTTGTAGCAAACGGCCATACCTGTCTCGGCTCATGAAGATGCTAGCCGTGGAAGGGGTCTTCACGGCCGTGGCCGTGGATGTGGATGCTCCTCCCGCCGCCGGCGAGGGCGCTGCCGGCACCGCGCCGAGCGTCCGGTACGGCCTCAGCCCGGTGTCGCGCCTCCTCGTCAGCGGCAGCGGCGCGTGCCTGTCCCCGTGCATGCTCATGGGCACCTCGCCGTTGTTTCTGGAGGCTTCTCTCCGGCTGCCCCAGTGGTTCCAgagggacggcgacggcgagggtGAGCCGGCGTTCGCCATGGCGCACGGCGAGAGCCCCTACGGCGCAGCTGGCCATGACATGGAGTTCAACGCGCTGGTGAATGAGGCGATGGGGTCTGACAGCCAGTTTATGGCGGAGCTCGTCGTCCGCGAGTGCGGCGAGGTGTTCACGGGCGTGACGTCGCTGGTCGACGTCGGCGGCGGGAACGGCACCATGGCGACGGCCATCGCCAAGGCCTTCCCGCATGTCAGGTGTTCGGTGCTGGACCTCCCACATGTTATACAAGGCGTCTCAGCACACGAGTCGGTTGAGTTTGCTGCCGGCGACATGATGGAATACGTTCCACCAGCTGATGCAGTTCTGCTTAAG TGTGTGCTACACAACTGGAGCGACGAGGATTGTGTGAAGATCCTGACAAAATGCAGAGAGGCCATTGCCCAAGGAGCGAAAGCAGGGGCAGGGAAGGTGATAATCATCGATGCTGTTGTTGGATCTCCCACACACTCACAGCAAGTACTTGAAGCCCAAGTCTTGATGGATATGCAAATGATGATGCTGTTCATGAGCAAAGAACGCGAGGAACTGAACTGGCAAAAGATATTCATAGAAGCAGGATTTAGTCATTACAAAATACAGCCTATCCTAGGAATGCGATCCATCATCGAGCTCTACCCATAG